A genome region from Pseudomonas anguilliseptica includes the following:
- a CDS encoding DUF1145 domain-containing protein, which translates to MQQNKKLPGADMKTFLTLGKVLTALFWGVVLANLLQPFAQPFALLLNGAGAFILLIHALELWFFGKRIAACPKPVQERVQVMLFGVFQLLGLPAEQAAVAEPEQMLQMEAENA; encoded by the coding sequence GTGCAGCAAAATAAAAAACTGCCGGGGGCGGATATGAAGACATTTCTGACGTTGGGTAAGGTGCTGACGGCATTGTTCTGGGGCGTTGTACTGGCAAATCTGCTGCAACCCTTTGCACAACCTTTCGCGCTGCTGTTGAACGGCGCCGGGGCTTTTATTCTGCTGATCCATGCGCTTGAGCTGTGGTTCTTTGGCAAGCGCATTGCCGCTTGCCCCAAGCCTGTTCAAGAGCGTGTACAGGTCATGCTATTTGGTGTTTTTCAGTTGCTTGGGTTGCCAGCCGAGCAAGCGGCTGTAGCCGAGCCTGAGCAAATGCTGCAGATGGAGGCCGAAAATGCGTAA
- a CDS encoding CopD family protein, which translates to MTPYAFVYSLHLLAALVWVGGMFFAWMILRPAAVAVLEAPARLKLWLEVFPRFFYWVWAAVIVLPVTGVGMLHLRFSGFDTAPRYVHIMMGLYIAMLALFLRIQALQLPELRRAVAAEDWPNGGAVLGRIRRLAGINLLLGLLVVAIAGIRPLF; encoded by the coding sequence ATGACCCCTTACGCCTTCGTCTACAGCCTGCACCTACTCGCCGCCCTAGTCTGGGTGGGCGGTATGTTCTTCGCATGGATGATCCTGCGCCCGGCAGCCGTCGCGGTACTGGAAGCCCCAGCTCGTCTAAAACTCTGGCTGGAAGTCTTTCCGCGGTTTTTCTACTGGGTATGGGCGGCGGTGATTGTGCTGCCGGTCACCGGCGTAGGCATGTTGCACCTGCGCTTCAGCGGCTTCGATACGGCGCCGCGCTACGTGCACATCATGATGGGGCTGTATATCGCCATGCTGGCGCTGTTTCTACGGATTCAGGCCTTGCAACTACCTGAACTGCGCCGCGCTGTGGCGGCAGAGGATTGGCCGAATGGCGGCGCCGTGCTTGGGCGTATTCGCCGACTGGCTGGCATCAACCTGCTGCTGGGATTGCTGGTGGTGGCAATCGCCGGTATCCGTCCCTTGTTCTAA
- the dinG gene encoding ATP-dependent DNA helicase DinG → MLSTELKSQIQGAYSRFLEAKSLKPRYGQRLMIAEIAKVLGAIKADDEGRRLGDPAVVAVEAGTGTGKTVAYSLAAIPTAKAAGKRLVIATATVALQEQIVHKDLPDLMRNSGLNFSFALAKGRGRYLCLSKLDILLQEGQAQSATAQLFEEEGFKIDVDEQSQKLFTTMIEKLAGNKWDGDRDSWPEELEDTRWSQLTTDHSQCTNRHCPNFQQCAFYKAREGMGKVDVIVTNHDMVLADLALGGGAVLPDPRDTLYVFDEGHHLPDKAIGHFAHFTRLRSTADWLTQIDKNLTKLLAQNPLPGDLGRLIEQVPELARELKTQQQFMFAACEQVADFKPGEDMQGRERPRHRFIGGVVPEHLTELGLELKKGFSKLNDLFTGVTEQLKEAMDGEGAVGIASHQAEEWYPLFGSLLARAKGNWELWLAFTAEDPEESPPMARWLTLADSGALFDIEVNASPILAAETLRRNLWNVAYGALVTSATLTALGTFDRYRMRAGLPKVAVTTVVPSPFHHADAGVLRVPNLNADPRDAVAHTAAIIRDLPDLVEGSRGTLVLFSSRKQMQEVFDGLERDWRKRVFIQGNLSKQETLNKHKARVDSGEESVLFGLASFAEGVDLPGAYCEHVVIAKIPFAVPDDPVEAALAEWIEARGGNPFMEIAVPDASLRLVQACGRLLRTEADRGIITLLDRRVVTQRYGKSILNALPPFRREIS, encoded by the coding sequence ATGCTCAGTACCGAACTCAAGTCCCAGATCCAGGGCGCCTATTCCCGTTTTCTCGAAGCCAAGTCGCTCAAGCCGCGTTACGGCCAGCGCCTGATGATTGCTGAAATCGCCAAGGTGCTGGGGGCGATCAAGGCTGACGACGAGGGCCGGCGCCTGGGTGACCCCGCAGTGGTGGCTGTTGAGGCCGGCACCGGTACGGGCAAAACCGTGGCCTACAGCCTGGCGGCTATTCCCACTGCCAAGGCAGCAGGTAAGCGTCTGGTGATCGCCACGGCCACCGTGGCCCTGCAAGAGCAGATCGTGCACAAGGATCTGCCAGATCTGATGCGCAACAGCGGGCTGAATTTCAGCTTCGCCCTGGCCAAGGGGCGGGGTCGTTATCTGTGTCTATCCAAGTTGGATATCCTGCTGCAAGAAGGCCAGGCGCAAAGCGCCACCGCCCAGCTGTTCGAGGAAGAAGGCTTCAAGATTGATGTGGATGAGCAGAGCCAGAAGCTGTTCACCACGATGATCGAAAAACTTGCTGGCAATAAATGGGACGGCGACCGCGACAGCTGGCCGGAAGAGTTGGAAGACACACGCTGGTCGCAACTGACCACCGATCACAGCCAGTGCACCAATCGCCATTGCCCGAACTTTCAGCAATGTGCCTTCTACAAGGCACGCGAGGGCATGGGCAAGGTTGATGTGATCGTCACCAACCATGACATGGTCCTGGCCGATCTGGCGCTGGGCGGCGGGGCGGTGCTGCCGGATCCGCGCGACACCCTCTACGTGTTCGATGAAGGTCACCACCTGCCGGACAAGGCCATCGGCCATTTCGCTCACTTCACCCGTCTGCGTTCGACTGCCGATTGGCTGACTCAGATCGACAAGAACCTGACCAAGCTGTTGGCGCAGAATCCGCTCCCCGGGGATCTCGGCAGGCTGATCGAGCAGGTGCCGGAACTGGCGCGGGAGCTCAAAACCCAGCAACAATTTATGTTTGCCGCTTGCGAGCAGGTGGCCGATTTCAAACCAGGCGAAGATATGCAGGGCCGCGAGCGGCCGCGCCATCGGTTTATCGGCGGTGTGGTACCGGAGCATCTAACCGAGCTGGGTCTGGAGCTGAAAAAAGGTTTTTCCAAGCTCAATGATCTGTTCACCGGCGTGACTGAGCAGCTTAAAGAAGCGATGGATGGTGAGGGCGCTGTCGGTATTGCCAGTCACCAGGCCGAGGAATGGTACCCGCTGTTCGGCAGCCTGCTGGCGCGGGCCAAGGGCAATTGGGAGCTGTGGTTGGCCTTTACCGCTGAAGATCCGGAGGAAAGCCCGCCGATGGCACGCTGGCTGACCCTGGCCGACAGCGGTGCGCTGTTCGATATCGAGGTCAATGCCAGCCCCATCCTGGCCGCCGAAACCCTGCGGCGTAATCTGTGGAATGTCGCCTATGGCGCCCTGGTGACCTCGGCGACCCTGACGGCGCTGGGTACCTTTGATCGCTACCGTATGCGCGCGGGTTTGCCGAAAGTGGCGGTTACCACGGTGGTGCCGAGCCCGTTCCATCACGCCGACGCCGGTGTGCTGCGGGTACCCAACCTGAATGCTGATCCACGTGATGCGGTGGCCCACACGGCGGCAATCATTCGCGATCTGCCTGATCTGGTTGAGGGCTCCCGGGGCACCCTGGTGCTGTTTTCCTCGCGCAAGCAGATGCAGGAGGTCTTTGACGGCCTGGAGCGCGACTGGCGCAAGCGGGTGTTTATCCAGGGCAACCTGTCCAAGCAGGAAACCCTGAACAAGCACAAGGCGCGGGTGGATTCCGGCGAGGAAAGCGTGCTGTTTGGCCTGGCCAGCTTTGCCGAGGGCGTCGACCTGCCGGGTGCCTACTGCGAGCATGTAGTGATCGCCAAGATACCCTTCGCCGTGCCGGACGATCCGGTGGAAGCGGCCCTGGCCGAGTGGATCGAAGCGCGTGGCGGCAACCCCTTTATGGAGATTGCGGTGCCGGATGCGTCGCTGCGTCTGGTGCAGGCCTGCGGCCGGCTGCTGCGTACCGAAGCGGATCGCGGCATTATCACCCTGCTGGACCGGCGCGTGGTCACCCAGCGCTACGGTAAGTCGATTCTCAATGCCTTGCCGCCGTTTCGTCGGGAAATCAGCTAG